A single window of Bordetella genomosp. 11 DNA harbors:
- a CDS encoding helicase HerA-like C-terminal domain-containing protein yields the protein MSDTATSIPPLRVARHDGQDLGLLPGMANRHGCITGATGTGKTVTLQVLAEQFSRIGTPVFLADVKGDLTGISQMGSATPKLRERLDSLGLPEPAWGAAPVVLWDVFGEQGHPVRATVSDMGPLLLSRMLELNDTQEGVLALTFKVADDEGQLLLDLKDLRAMLQDVADRAPSLKTRYGNVSAATVGAIQRGLLRLESQGAQAFFGEPMLEMDDLMRVDAQGRGVVSILAADKLMQAPRLYAIFLLWLLAELYEKLPEIGDPDKPRLVFFFDEAHLLFQDAPKALLDKIEQVVRLVRSKGVGVYFVTQNPLDIPDTVLGQLGNRIQHALRAFTPRDQKAVRTAAQTMRANPQLNLEQAITELGVGEALISLLDAKGRPGVTQRAWLVPPASRIGPATQAERDALRTASPVAGKYERAVDRESAYEVLARRAAAPVDGGAGPGAPDGAPGHAGTEAPGGTPPAEGGLMDGLNDVLFGSTGPRGGRRDGVVQTMAKTAMRSVARELVRGVLGSLLGSRRR from the coding sequence ATGTCCGACACCGCCACGTCCATTCCTCCCTTGCGGGTCGCCCGGCACGACGGCCAGGACCTGGGGCTGCTTCCCGGCATGGCGAACCGGCACGGCTGTATCACCGGCGCCACCGGCACCGGCAAGACCGTCACCCTGCAAGTCCTGGCGGAGCAATTCTCCCGCATCGGCACGCCCGTCTTCCTGGCCGACGTCAAGGGCGACCTGACGGGTATTTCGCAGATGGGCAGCGCCACCCCGAAACTGCGTGAACGCCTGGACTCCCTGGGCCTGCCCGAACCGGCCTGGGGCGCCGCGCCGGTGGTGCTCTGGGACGTATTCGGAGAACAGGGCCACCCCGTGCGCGCGACCGTCTCCGATATGGGTCCGCTGCTGCTTTCCCGCATGCTGGAGCTCAACGATACCCAGGAAGGCGTGCTGGCCCTGACCTTCAAGGTTGCCGACGACGAAGGCCAACTGCTGCTGGACCTGAAGGATCTGCGCGCGATGCTGCAGGACGTCGCGGATCGTGCGCCGTCGCTGAAAACACGTTACGGCAACGTCTCCGCCGCCACCGTGGGCGCCATCCAGCGCGGCTTGCTTCGTCTGGAATCGCAGGGCGCGCAAGCGTTCTTCGGCGAACCCATGCTGGAGATGGACGACCTGATGCGCGTCGACGCGCAGGGGCGCGGCGTGGTCAGCATCCTGGCGGCGGATAAACTCATGCAGGCGCCGCGGCTATATGCGATCTTTCTGCTGTGGCTGCTGGCCGAACTCTACGAAAAACTGCCGGAGATCGGCGACCCGGACAAGCCCCGGCTGGTGTTTTTCTTCGACGAAGCGCACCTGCTCTTCCAGGACGCGCCCAAGGCGCTGCTGGACAAGATCGAGCAAGTCGTGCGTCTGGTGCGATCCAAAGGCGTCGGCGTGTATTTCGTCACGCAGAATCCGCTGGACATTCCCGATACCGTGCTGGGCCAGCTCGGCAATCGCATCCAGCATGCCCTGCGCGCGTTCACGCCGCGCGACCAGAAAGCGGTGCGGACCGCCGCTCAGACCATGCGAGCCAATCCCCAGCTGAACCTGGAGCAGGCAATCACCGAACTGGGTGTGGGAGAAGCGTTGATTTCACTGCTGGATGCCAAGGGGCGTCCCGGCGTCACGCAACGCGCGTGGCTGGTCCCGCCGGCCAGCCGCATCGGGCCGGCCACGCAGGCGGAACGCGATGCCCTGCGCACGGCTTCGCCGGTGGCGGGCAAATATGAGCGAGCGGTCGACCGCGAGTCGGCCTACGAAGTCCTGGCCCGTCGTGCCGCCGCGCCGGTCGATGGCGGGGCGGGCCCAGGCGCGCCGGATGGCGCCCCCGGGCATGCCGGCACCGAGGCGCCCGGCGGGACGCCGCCGGCCGAGGGCGGCCTGATGGATGGGCTGAACGATGTGCTGTTCGGTTCGACGGGCCCGCGCGGCGGTCGCCGCGATGGCGTCGTCCAGACCATGGCGAAAACCGCCATGCGTTCGGTCGCGCGTGAGCTGGTGCGTGGCGTACTGGGATCGTTGCTGGGGTCCCGGCGTCGCTAG
- a CDS encoding YebC/PmpR family DNA-binding transcriptional regulator: MAGHSKWANIQHRKGRQDAKRGKLWTKIIREITVAARAGGADPESNPRLRLAWDKATDANMPKDNIQRAIQRGAGGADGDNYEEVRYEGYGVGGAAVIVDCMTDNRTRTVAEVRHAFAKNGGNLGQEGSVAFMFKHCGQFIFAPGTPEDKVMETALEAGAEDVVTDAEGVIEVICAPADYAALRQAFEAAGLKAEMDGIIMKALNETELAGEDAVKMQKLLDALEGLDDVQEVYTTAILDETGA, from the coding sequence ATGGCCGGACACAGTAAATGGGCCAATATTCAGCACCGCAAGGGCCGCCAGGACGCCAAGCGCGGCAAGCTGTGGACCAAGATCATCCGTGAAATCACCGTTGCGGCACGTGCCGGCGGAGCCGATCCGGAAAGCAACCCGCGCTTGCGGCTGGCCTGGGACAAGGCGACCGACGCCAACATGCCCAAGGACAACATCCAGCGCGCCATCCAACGCGGCGCGGGCGGCGCGGACGGCGACAACTACGAAGAAGTGCGCTACGAAGGCTACGGCGTGGGCGGCGCGGCGGTCATCGTCGACTGCATGACCGACAACCGCACCCGCACGGTCGCGGAGGTGCGCCATGCGTTCGCCAAGAACGGCGGCAACCTGGGGCAGGAGGGCTCGGTGGCGTTCATGTTCAAGCACTGCGGCCAGTTCATTTTCGCGCCCGGCACGCCCGAAGACAAAGTGATGGAAACCGCCCTGGAAGCCGGCGCCGAAGACGTGGTAACGGACGCCGAAGGCGTGATCGAAGTCATCTGCGCACCGGCCGACTACGCGGCGCTGCGCCAGGCCTTCGAAGCCGCCGGCCTGAAGGCCGAGATGGACGGCATCATCATGAAGGCGTTGAACGAAACCGAGCTCGCGGGCGAGGACGCCGTCAAGATGCAAAAGCTGCTCGATGCACTGGAAGGGCTGGATGACGTGCAGGAGGTCTATACCACCGCCATCCTCGATGAAACCGGCGCCTGA
- the purD gene encoding phosphoribosylamine--glycine ligase, protein MKLLVIGSGGREHALAWRLAQSPRVHKVYVAPGNGGTQHDSLQNVPLTQAEELADFVQREGVSLTVVGPEAPLAAGVVDVFRSRGLKIFGPTKAAAQLESSKDYAKAFMVRHNIPTARYQTFTDPALAHAYIDQEGAPIVIKADGLAAGKGVVVATSLEEAHAAVDAMLGDGSLGAAGARVVIEECLEGEEASFIVMVDGRNVLALATSQDHKRLKDGDQGPNTGGMGAYSPAPVVTPELHHRIMREVILPTVQGMARDGLPYTGFLYAGLMIAAGDDPDRPIKVLEFNCRMGDPETQPIMMRIKSDFVDVLEHAIAGTLNQADIVWDRRTALGVVLAAHNYPGTPRTGDVITGLPEDAADCMVFHAATQLDGDQVKTSGGRVLCVTALGDSVRMARERAYETVDRVVFDGRQYRTDIGWRALKRVPPKPKTST, encoded by the coding sequence ATGAAACTCCTGGTTATCGGTTCGGGCGGCCGCGAACATGCCCTCGCCTGGCGTCTGGCGCAGTCGCCGCGCGTGCATAAGGTTTATGTCGCCCCCGGCAACGGCGGCACGCAGCACGACAGCCTGCAAAACGTGCCCTTGACCCAGGCGGAAGAACTGGCGGACTTCGTCCAGCGCGAAGGGGTATCGCTTACCGTGGTCGGACCGGAAGCGCCCCTGGCCGCTGGCGTCGTCGATGTATTCCGCTCGCGCGGCCTGAAAATCTTCGGTCCGACCAAGGCCGCCGCGCAGCTGGAAAGCTCCAAGGACTACGCCAAGGCCTTCATGGTGCGGCACAACATTCCCACCGCTCGGTACCAGACCTTCACCGACCCCGCGCTGGCGCACGCCTATATCGACCAGGAAGGCGCCCCCATCGTGATCAAGGCCGACGGCCTGGCCGCCGGCAAGGGTGTGGTGGTCGCGACCTCCCTGGAAGAGGCGCACGCGGCCGTCGACGCCATGCTGGGCGATGGCTCGCTGGGCGCGGCCGGGGCCCGCGTGGTCATCGAGGAATGCCTGGAAGGCGAGGAAGCGAGCTTCATCGTCATGGTCGACGGACGCAATGTGCTGGCACTGGCTACCAGCCAGGACCACAAGCGGTTGAAGGACGGCGACCAGGGGCCCAACACCGGCGGCATGGGCGCCTATTCGCCGGCACCGGTCGTGACGCCGGAGCTGCACCATCGCATCATGCGGGAAGTCATCCTGCCCACGGTGCAGGGCATGGCGCGCGACGGCCTGCCGTATACGGGTTTTCTTTATGCCGGCCTGATGATCGCGGCCGGCGACGATCCGGACCGCCCGATCAAGGTACTGGAGTTCAACTGCCGCATGGGCGATCCGGAAACGCAACCGATCATGATGCGGATCAAAAGCGACTTCGTCGATGTGCTGGAACATGCCATTGCCGGAACGCTGAACCAGGCGGATATCGTCTGGGACCGGCGCACCGCCCTGGGCGTGGTGCTGGCTGCACACAACTATCCTGGTACGCCACGTACCGGCGACGTGATTACCGGCTTGCCGGAAGACGCCGCGGATTGCATGGTGTTCCATGCCGCCACGCAATTGGACGGTGATCAGGTCAAGACCTCGGGCGGTCGCGTCCTGTGCGTAACGGCCCTGGGGGATTCGGTACGCATGGCCCGCGAGCGCGCTTACGAAACCGTGGACCGGGTCGTGTTCGACGGCCGCCAGTACCGTACCGATATCGGCTGGCGTGCCCTCAAACGCGTACCGCCCAAACCGAAGACAAGCACTTGA
- the hemF gene encoding oxygen-dependent coproporphyrinogen oxidase → MNAASASLLPFESAVESASDYFANLQARIVAALEQADGTAFRTDAWERPEGGGGVSRMLEGGPVFERAAVLFSHVMGQNLPPSASARRPELAGRPWQAMGVSLVLHPRNPYVPTVHMNVRLFVAPARHSGETSAFWFGGGMDLTPYYAFEEDARHFHRICRDALAPHGEDYYPRFKKWCDEYFYLKHRSETRGIGGIFFDDLDEPGFDACFALVRDVGDAFLPAYMPIVELRRNEPYGERERAFQAYRRGRYVEFNLVYDRGTLFGLQSGGRTESILLSMPPVANWRYDWKPEPGTPEAALAAFLAPRDWL, encoded by the coding sequence ATGAACGCCGCATCCGCATCCCTTCTTCCCTTCGAATCCGCCGTTGAATCGGCCAGTGACTACTTCGCCAACCTGCAGGCGCGCATCGTCGCCGCCCTGGAGCAGGCGGACGGCACCGCCTTCCGCACGGATGCATGGGAAAGACCGGAAGGCGGCGGCGGTGTATCGCGGATGCTCGAAGGCGGGCCGGTGTTCGAACGCGCGGCCGTGCTGTTCAGTCACGTCATGGGACAGAACCTGCCGCCTTCGGCCAGCGCGCGGCGCCCGGAGCTGGCCGGCCGGCCCTGGCAGGCGATGGGCGTATCGCTGGTGCTGCATCCACGCAATCCCTATGTGCCCACCGTGCACATGAATGTACGGCTTTTTGTCGCGCCGGCGCGACACAGCGGCGAGACGTCCGCATTCTGGTTCGGTGGGGGCATGGACCTGACCCCCTACTACGCCTTCGAAGAGGATGCCCGCCATTTCCACCGCATCTGCCGCGATGCACTCGCGCCGCATGGTGAAGACTATTACCCCCGCTTCAAGAAGTGGTGCGACGAGTATTTCTATCTGAAGCATCGTTCCGAAACGCGCGGTATCGGCGGCATATTCTTCGACGACCTGGACGAACCCGGATTCGACGCCTGCTTTGCCCTGGTCCGCGATGTGGGGGATGCCTTCCTCCCCGCGTATATGCCCATCGTGGAGCTGCGCAGGAACGAACCGTACGGCGAGCGTGAGCGTGCCTTCCAGGCCTATCGCCGCGGCCGCTACGTCGAATTCAATCTGGTCTATGACCGCGGCACCCTGTTCGGCCTGCAATCCGGCGGCCGTACAGAATCCATTCTTTTGTCGATGCCGCCCGTCGCCAACTGGCGCTACGACTGGAAACCCGAGCCGGGCACGCCGGAAGCTGCCCTCGCCGCCTTTCTTGCGCCCCGGGACTGGCTTTGA
- the nadD gene encoding nicotinate (nicotinamide) nucleotide adenylyltransferase, with product MKRIGLLGGSFDPVHVAHLALARAALDALDLAQVQLIPAAAPWQRGPLRATPSQRCDMIRLAIADEPRIVLNTAEIDRGGPTYTIDTVRGLPAEQRHVWLLGADQLANFCTWREWQAIADGVDLAVATRPGIPLDPPAQLQHHLAAQQRGVEIVPFAEMPVSASAIRDRLAHDLPVDGLVAEPVYRYIRAHRLYHD from the coding sequence TTGAAACGCATCGGCTTGCTGGGTGGCAGCTTCGACCCCGTGCACGTGGCGCATCTGGCGCTGGCGCGCGCGGCGCTGGATGCGCTGGACCTGGCACAGGTCCAGTTGATTCCCGCGGCGGCGCCCTGGCAAAGAGGGCCGCTGCGAGCGACACCGTCGCAACGCTGCGACATGATCCGCCTGGCGATCGCCGATGAACCCCGGATCGTACTGAATACCGCCGAAATCGACCGCGGCGGCCCCACCTACACCATCGACACCGTACGCGGCCTGCCTGCGGAGCAGCGCCATGTATGGCTGCTCGGCGCGGATCAGCTGGCCAATTTCTGCACCTGGCGGGAATGGCAGGCCATTGCCGACGGCGTAGACCTGGCCGTGGCCACGCGCCCCGGGATACCCCTGGACCCGCCGGCGCAGCTCCAACACCATCTGGCGGCCCAACAGCGCGGCGTGGAGATTGTCCCTTTCGCCGAAATGCCCGTTTCCGCATCGGCGATCCGGGATCGCCTGGCACATGATTTGCCGGTGGATGGCCTGGTCGCTGAACCGGTATATCGATACATCCGTGCCCACCGCCTCTACCATGACTGA
- the rsfS gene encoding ribosome silencing factor — MEIQKLQRAVIDALEDVKAQDIKVFNTTHLTSLFDRVVIASGTSNRQTRALASSVANSGRALKLSVTVEGEETGEWVVIDLGDIVVHVMQPAIREYYNLEEIWGGKPVRVKLLPQSSRAALSGATYDEDDI; from the coding sequence ATGGAAATACAGAAACTACAACGCGCTGTCATTGACGCCCTTGAAGACGTCAAGGCGCAGGATATCAAGGTCTTCAATACCACCCATCTGACCAGCCTGTTCGATCGGGTCGTCATTGCCAGCGGCACCTCGAACCGGCAGACCCGCGCCCTGGCCTCCAGCGTGGCGAACAGCGGCCGCGCCCTGAAGTTGTCGGTTACCGTCGAAGGCGAAGAGACGGGCGAATGGGTAGTCATCGATCTCGGCGACATCGTTGTCCATGTCATGCAGCCGGCGATACGCGAGTACTACAACCTGGAAGAAATCTGGGGCGGCAAGCCCGTGCGGGTCAAGCTGCTGCCGCAATCCTCGCGCGCGGCCCTATCCGGCGCCACCTACGACGAAGACGATATCTGA
- the rlmH gene encoding 23S rRNA (pseudouridine(1915)-N(3))-methyltransferase RlmH — MKLVVVAVGNRMPAWVQTAWDDYARRLPADCALELREIKPEPRTSGKTTAQMMAAEAKRIEAGAPPGALRIALDERGRDLTTAALAKTLEQWRAQGRDVALLVGGPDGLDATLKASCDGLIRLSSLTLPHPMVRVLLAEQLYRAWAILSNHPYHRA, encoded by the coding sequence GTGAAGCTCGTCGTCGTCGCCGTCGGCAACCGCATGCCGGCCTGGGTCCAAACCGCATGGGACGACTATGCCCGCCGGCTGCCCGCCGATTGCGCGCTCGAATTGCGGGAGATCAAACCGGAACCGCGCACCAGCGGCAAGACCACGGCGCAGATGATGGCGGCGGAAGCCAAGCGCATAGAGGCGGGGGCGCCGCCCGGCGCGTTGAGGATTGCCCTGGACGAACGTGGACGCGACCTGACGACGGCTGCGCTGGCGAAGACGCTGGAGCAGTGGCGCGCGCAGGGCCGTGACGTCGCGCTTTTGGTGGGCGGGCCCGACGGGTTGGACGCAACGCTGAAAGCCTCCTGCGACGGTTTGATCCGCCTGTCTTCGCTGACCCTGCCGCACCCGATGGTGCGCGTACTGCTTGCGGAACAGCTCTACCGCGCATGGGCGATCCTGAGCAACCATCCTTATCACCGCGCGTGA
- a CDS encoding Maf family protein: MPSDRDPAPRLYLASASPRRRELLMQIGLAHRVLDVPSPPGEDEPQHAGEPAADYVRRTAREKAVRGEQYRQDMNLPRLPLLAADTTVILDGEVLGKPADRDHAIHMLMRLSGSRHEVHTAVALFAHDRLHEKVSITQVWMRPLDSDEVRRYCDSGEPYGKAGAYGIQGLAAAFIERIDGSYTGVMGLPLFETAALLQRVDIALP; encoded by the coding sequence ATGCCTTCCGATCGAGACCCCGCCCCCCGCCTGTATCTTGCCTCGGCCAGCCCGCGCCGGCGCGAATTGCTCATGCAGATCGGCCTGGCGCATCGCGTGCTGGACGTGCCCTCGCCTCCCGGCGAGGACGAACCGCAACACGCGGGCGAGCCGGCCGCTGATTACGTCCGTCGAACCGCTCGTGAAAAAGCGGTCCGAGGCGAGCAATACCGGCAGGACATGAATCTGCCGCGCCTGCCCTTGCTGGCCGCCGATACAACCGTCATCCTGGATGGGGAGGTCCTGGGCAAGCCGGCCGACCGCGATCACGCCATCCATATGCTGATGCGGCTCTCCGGTTCCCGCCACGAGGTCCACACTGCCGTCGCACTGTTCGCGCACGATCGCCTGCACGAAAAGGTCTCTATTACGCAAGTATGGATGCGGCCGCTGGACTCCGACGAGGTCCGCCGCTACTGCGACAGCGGGGAACCCTACGGCAAGGCGGGGGCCTATGGCATCCAGGGGCTGGCAGCCGCATTCATCGAGCGTATCGACGGCAGCTACACGGGCGTGATGGGATTGCCCCTGTTCGAAACCGCGGCGCTGCTGCAGCGCGTCGATATCGCCTTGCCTTAA
- a CDS encoding dicarboxylate/amino acid:cation symporter translates to MIEIDQTAVPRKQKFYQILYVQVLVAIVIGILLGYYKPDTAEAMRPLGDGFIKLVKLIIAPVIFLTVSTGIAGMNDLKRVGRVAGKAFAYFLVFSTIALIVGMVVSHIVQPGAGMHVNPQTLDNKAVADYVTKAHDSTITGFLMNVIPSSLAGPFVTGDILQVLFVSVLFGVALALVGDRGKPVLDLLNAVAHPIFKMVAILMRAAPIGAFGAMAFTIGKYGIKSVINLAALVGTFYGTAILFVVVVLGLVARYNGFSIIKLVRYIREELLLVLGTSSSEAALPSLMQKMERAGCSKSVVGLVVPTGYSFNLDGTNIYMTMAALFIAQACDIHLSLGDQVLLLLVAMLSSKGAAGVTGSGFITLAATLSVVPSLPIAGMALILGVDRFMSECRALTNLIGNATASVVVARWEGQLDKAALDAALNGDPRPVAPPQPAVATGR, encoded by the coding sequence ATGATCGAAATAGATCAAACCGCAGTACCGCGGAAGCAGAAGTTTTATCAGATTCTGTATGTGCAGGTCTTAGTCGCAATCGTCATCGGTATCTTGCTGGGCTACTACAAGCCTGACACCGCGGAGGCGATGCGCCCACTGGGTGACGGCTTTATCAAGCTGGTCAAGCTGATCATTGCCCCCGTCATCTTCCTCACGGTCAGTACCGGGATCGCCGGCATGAACGACCTGAAGCGTGTCGGCCGTGTCGCGGGCAAGGCCTTCGCGTATTTTCTGGTTTTTTCCACGATCGCGTTGATCGTTGGCATGGTGGTCAGCCACATCGTCCAGCCCGGTGCCGGCATGCACGTTAATCCGCAGACGCTGGATAACAAGGCCGTTGCCGATTACGTCACCAAGGCGCATGACAGCACCATCACCGGCTTCCTGATGAATGTGATTCCCAGCTCGCTGGCCGGACCGTTCGTCACGGGCGACATCCTCCAGGTGCTGTTCGTGTCGGTCCTGTTCGGCGTCGCGCTGGCTTTGGTTGGCGACCGCGGCAAGCCGGTGCTGGATCTGCTGAACGCAGTGGCGCATCCCATCTTCAAGATGGTTGCCATACTGATGCGCGCCGCGCCCATCGGGGCTTTCGGCGCGATGGCTTTCACCATCGGCAAATACGGCATCAAGTCGGTGATAAACCTGGCGGCACTGGTGGGCACGTTCTACGGAACCGCGATTCTTTTCGTGGTTGTCGTGCTCGGCCTCGTGGCGCGCTACAACGGTTTCTCCATCATCAAGCTGGTGCGCTATATCCGCGAGGAACTCCTGCTGGTGCTCGGCACCAGCTCGTCCGAGGCCGCGCTGCCCAGCCTGATGCAAAAGATGGAGCGCGCCGGCTGCTCCAAGTCCGTGGTCGGGCTGGTGGTGCCGACGGGGTATTCGTTCAATCTGGATGGCACCAACATTTATATGACCATGGCGGCGCTGTTCATCGCCCAGGCTTGCGACATTCATCTGTCGCTGGGCGACCAGGTGCTTTTGCTGTTGGTGGCCATGCTCAGTTCGAAAGGAGCGGCGGGCGTCACGGGCTCCGGCTTTATCACGCTGGCTGCCACGCTGTCGGTGGTGCCCAGCCTGCCCATCGCCGGCATGGCCTTGATTCTGGGTGTGGATCGCTTCATGTCGGAGTGCCGCGCGCTGACGAACCTGATCGGCAATGCCACGGCGTCCGTGGTCGTTGCCCGTTGGGAAGGGCAATTGGACAAGGCCGCGCTGGATGCCGCGCTGAACGGCGATCCCCGGCCGGTGGCACCTCCCCAACCGGCGGTGGCAACGGGGCGTTAA